From a single Hymenobacter sp. YIM 151500-1 genomic region:
- a CDS encoding RagB/SusD family nutrient uptake outer membrane protein, with protein MKYSKITRVAAVLALLQGGASCELNEELQGELTQGQIPRGDPAALLQGVYNAQRDPIQGHVSVFALQEVSTDARIMPTRGPDWDDNGKWRALYNHTWDSNNERVRDTFNQLEGIVFASTDLLRFDPTVQQQAEARFVRAWATYLLLDLYDQVLYREPGEQLSVLARVRKGTEALDYIVSELNAIQGNLPDVPVSRGTKDAARVLLMKCYLNRGVYANRQSPAFAAADMNQVVRLADEIINSNKYSFTPNYFDNFAPNNGAIGRENIYTQENTFGNSGPLRDLWKFVSHYNMRPVDGYNGPAVPAELYDLFEASDKRRGQVYDVPGGPANPGRRINVGFLIGQQYNLTTDAPLTTRSGSPLVFTKEINLFETGADLEAKGIRPIKYPVDYVSEAQGGNGCENDHVTFRLADVLLMKAEAILRGATPTSAGPYGATPLAIVNAIRTHPSRGASSLPALTLDILLAERARELYSESWRRQDMVRFGRFLQARKDKPQSDPKYLIYPIPQTQVDINRNITQNPGY; from the coding sequence ATGAAATACTCGAAGATTACCCGTGTGGCCGCCGTGCTGGCCCTGCTGCAAGGGGGCGCCAGCTGCGAACTAAATGAAGAGCTACAAGGAGAGCTGACCCAGGGCCAGATTCCAAGGGGTGACCCGGCGGCCCTGCTGCAGGGCGTCTACAATGCCCAGCGCGACCCTATTCAGGGTCACGTGAGCGTGTTTGCCCTTCAGGAAGTATCTACCGATGCCCGCATTATGCCGACCCGCGGGCCCGACTGGGACGACAATGGCAAGTGGCGCGCGCTGTACAACCACACCTGGGACAGCAACAACGAACGGGTGCGCGACACCTTCAACCAGCTCGAGGGCATCGTTTTCGCCTCCACCGACCTGTTGCGTTTCGACCCTACAGTGCAACAGCAGGCCGAGGCTCGGTTTGTACGGGCGTGGGCTACGTACCTGCTGCTCGACCTCTACGACCAAGTGCTGTACCGGGAACCGGGCGAGCAGTTGAGCGTGCTAGCCAGAGTGCGCAAGGGCACCGAAGCGCTGGACTACATCGTGAGTGAGCTGAACGCCATTCAGGGCAACCTACCCGACGTGCCGGTCAGCCGCGGCACCAAGGACGCTGCCCGCGTACTGCTGATGAAGTGCTACCTCAACAGGGGTGTGTACGCCAACCGGCAGTCGCCGGCCTTCGCTGCGGCCGACATGAACCAAGTGGTGCGGCTGGCCGACGAGATTATCAACAGCAATAAGTACTCGTTCACGCCTAACTACTTCGACAATTTCGCCCCCAACAACGGGGCCATTGGCCGGGAGAATATATACACTCAGGAAAATACGTTTGGCAACAGCGGCCCACTGCGCGACTTGTGGAAGTTTGTCTCGCACTATAATATGCGGCCCGTCGACGGCTACAACGGCCCGGCTGTGCCGGCCGAGCTATACGACTTGTTCGAGGCCAGTGACAAGCGACGCGGCCAGGTTTATGATGTGCCCGGCGGCCCTGCTAACCCCGGCCGGCGCATCAACGTGGGCTTCCTCATCGGCCAGCAATACAACCTGACCACCGATGCCCCGCTGACCACACGCAGCGGGTCACCGCTGGTGTTCACCAAAGAAATCAACCTTTTTGAAACCGGCGCCGACCTCGAAGCCAAAGGCATCCGGCCCATCAAGTATCCTGTTGATTATGTGAGCGAGGCCCAGGGCGGCAACGGCTGCGAAAACGACCACGTCACTTTCCGGCTGGCCGACGTGCTACTGATGAAGGCCGAGGCCATTCTGCGCGGCGCTACACCCACCAGTGCGGGGCCGTACGGAGCTACTCCATTAGCCATCGTCAATGCCATTCGCACACACCCCTCGCGTGGGGCCAGTAGCCTACCTGCGCTTACGCTTGACATTTTGCTTGCCGAGCGGGCCCGAGAGCTGTATAGCGAGTCGTGGCGGCGGCAGGATATGGTTCGGTTTGGCAGGTTTCTGCAGGCTCGTAAAGACAAGCCGCAGAGCGACCCGAAGTACTTGATTTATCCTATTCCGCAAACTCAGGTGGACATAAACCGCAATATCACGCAGAATCCGGGTTACTAG